In Vibrio echinoideorum, the following proteins share a genomic window:
- the arfB gene encoding alternative ribosome rescue aminoacyl-tRNA hydrolase ArfB, which yields MLQISNSVSIQDWEIQLTAIRAQGAGGQNVNKVSSAIHLRFDINHSTLPDFYKEKLLAHKDSRITKDGVIIIKAQQYRNQEQNRDDALVRLKELILEATKVQKARRATKPTRGSQKRRLEGKKQRSTTKQLRGRVS from the coding sequence ATGTTACAAATATCTAACTCTGTTTCAATTCAAGACTGGGAAATCCAATTAACTGCGATCAGAGCACAAGGAGCTGGCGGTCAAAACGTCAATAAAGTATCGAGCGCGATACACTTACGTTTTGATATTAACCACTCCACACTACCTGATTTCTATAAAGAAAAACTGTTAGCGCACAAAGATAGCCGCATCACCAAAGATGGCGTAATTATCATTAAAGCTCAACAGTATAGGAATCAGGAACAAAACCGAGACGATGCATTAGTGCGTTTGAAAGAATTGATCTTGGAAGCGACAAAGGTACAAAAAGCGCGTCGAGCAACTAAGCCGACACGCGGTTCTCAAAAAAGGCGTTTAGAAGGCAAGAAGCAAAGAAGCACAACCAAACAACTTCGTGGAAGAGTCAGCTAA
- a CDS encoding S1 family peptidase, translating to MNVNHTISPVRKAVLGLLAPLIYTSSVMATENAAESTPDTGVTPYIVNGSNASVTEFPSMASLFIDRIDYDGVYSTGPYCGATILDPTHILTAAHCIYGDENAQLFTVVVPQLQDTSQFPKGSIEKIRVSEVFYPSDYSNSLNDLLRNDVAILKLESALNIDSVNDVVKRPDDETYRSSLQAFTAVGHGDTESGVDATTLLQKASLNYVDNTTCAAAFFSGSNLTDNQICFIGDYSVFSSLYGGTCQGDSGGPVYWKDGTDYKQVGITSFGPETCGGGNITEGVTVTSVFTEIYNYESWIDSVVAGNETAKFVSTDAKRTAYAGTSSSGSSSGGSVSFGLLGMLMLFAGLRKAVLR from the coding sequence ATGAATGTGAACCACACAATCAGTCCGGTTCGTAAAGCCGTTTTGGGGCTTTTAGCGCCATTAATTTATACATCAAGTGTTATGGCGACGGAAAATGCGGCCGAAAGTACTCCTGACACGGGTGTCACACCTTATATCGTGAATGGTAGTAACGCTTCAGTAACGGAATTCCCTTCAATGGCTAGCTTGTTCATCGATCGAATTGATTATGATGGCGTGTACTCGACGGGCCCATACTGCGGAGCGACAATTTTAGATCCAACGCATATTTTAACGGCTGCACACTGTATTTATGGTGATGAAAACGCTCAGCTATTTACTGTCGTAGTCCCTCAACTACAAGACACTTCTCAATTCCCAAAAGGAAGCATTGAAAAAATCCGAGTCTCAGAGGTGTTCTATCCTAGCGATTATTCTAATAGCTTGAACGATTTGTTGCGTAATGACGTAGCAATTTTAAAACTTGAAAGCGCGCTCAATATAGATTCAGTTAATGATGTTGTGAAACGCCCCGACGACGAAACTTATCGAAGTTCTTTACAGGCTTTTACGGCTGTGGGACATGGAGATACTGAATCTGGTGTCGATGCTACTACTTTATTACAAAAAGCATCGCTAAACTATGTCGATAACACGACATGTGCAGCTGCATTTTTTTCAGGTTCGAACCTAACTGATAATCAAATATGCTTTATTGGTGACTATAGCGTTTTCTCTAGCTTATATGGCGGTACTTGTCAGGGTGACTCTGGTGGGCCTGTTTACTGGAAAGATGGTACTGATTATAAACAAGTAGGTATTACAAGTTTTGGTCCTGAAACGTGTGGTGGTGGCAACATTACTGAGGGCGTTACCGTCACATCAGTATTCACTGAAATCTATAATTATGAGAGTTGGATTGATAGTGTGGTTGCTGGAAATGAAACCGCTAAGTTTGTTTCTACTGATGCCAAACGCACGGCTTACGCCGGTACTAGTTCATCAGGTTCAAGCAGCGGTGGCAGTGTGTCATTTGGTTTGCTAGGTATGCTGATGTTGTTCGCGGGTCTTAGAAAAGCCGTGTTACGTTAG
- a CDS encoding helix-turn-helix transcriptional regulator: protein MSQEPIVMALIERRKQGNLSQEKLASSAGMSLKTYQRIERGEADIKMSQYRSITRTLKVTDLDVVLDIVGASQATAEDVAAVSRLLSSEERMLLIKLILSVKKQH, encoded by the coding sequence ATGTCCCAAGAACCCATCGTGATGGCGTTAATTGAGCGCAGGAAGCAAGGCAATTTATCGCAAGAAAAATTAGCTTCGAGTGCAGGAATGAGTTTGAAAACGTATCAACGTATCGAACGCGGTGAAGCCGATATCAAAATGTCGCAGTACCGCTCAATCACGAGAACGTTAAAAGTGACTGATTTGGACGTTGTTCTTGATATTGTTGGTGCATCTCAAGCGACAGCCGAAGATGTGGCTGCGGTCAGTCGATTATTAAGCAGCGAAGAAAGGATGCTCTTAATAAAGCTGATCTTGTCGGTCAAAAAGCAGCATTAG